One Staphylococcus simiae genomic region harbors:
- a CDS encoding epoxyqueuosine reductase QueH has protein sequence MINAEPIINKMKNQKINYDKVLKKLIGQWERQALRPKILLHSCCAPCSTYTLEFLTQYADIAIYFANSNIHPKNEYLRRAKVQEQFVKDFNQKTGAHVKYIEAPYEPHKFMKMVKDKELADEKEGGLRCTACFEMRLDIVAKAAVEYGYDYFGSAITLSPKKNAQLINELGMDVQKIYNVNYLPSDFKKSKGYERSIEMCNDYNIFRQCYCGCVFAAMQQGIDFKTVNKEAKAFLEQLPK, from the coding sequence GTGATCAATGCAGAACCAATTATTAACAAAATGAAAAACCAAAAAATTAATTATGATAAAGTATTAAAAAAATTGATAGGGCAGTGGGAGAGACAAGCGCTACGTCCTAAGATTTTATTGCATAGTTGTTGCGCCCCTTGTAGTACGTATACTTTAGAGTTTTTAACACAATATGCAGATATTGCAATCTACTTTGCTAATTCTAATATTCATCCTAAAAATGAATATCTACGTCGTGCTAAAGTTCAAGAACAATTTGTGAAGGATTTTAATCAGAAGACGGGTGCTCATGTTAAATATATCGAAGCACCATATGAACCACATAAATTTATGAAAATGGTTAAAGACAAAGAATTAGCTGACGAAAAAGAAGGTGGTTTGCGTTGCACAGCCTGTTTTGAAATGCGCCTAGATATCGTTGCCAAAGCAGCTGTTGAATATGGTTATGATTACTTTGGAAGTGCGATTACACTATCACCTAAAAAGAATGCCCAGCTAATTAATGAGCTAGGCATGGATGTACAAAAAATATATAATGTCAATTATTTACCTAGTGACTTTAAGAAAAGTAAAGGTTATGAACGCTCAATAGAAATGTGTAATGATTATAATATTTTCAGACAATGTTATTGTGGTTGTGTCTTTGCAGCGATGCAACAAGGGATTGACTTTAAAACTGTTAATAAAGAAGCTAAAGCATTTTTGGAACAGTTACCAAAATAG
- a CDS encoding VOC family protein, producing MTTLFPYLAFENSKEAIAYYEEVFGATNINRLDVGEEQAAHFGMSKEQAQEATMHAEFEILGIKVLCSDSFGRADKINNGISLLVDYDVNNQEDADAVEAFYNQIKDHDSIEVEMPLADQFWGGKMGAFTDKYGVRWMLHGQDYTQMQ from the coding sequence ATGACAACATTATTTCCTTATTTAGCTTTTGAAAATTCTAAAGAAGCCATTGCATATTACGAAGAGGTATTTGGAGCAACTAACATTAATCGCTTAGATGTTGGCGAAGAGCAAGCAGCGCATTTTGGTATGTCTAAAGAACAAGCACAAGAAGCAACGATGCATGCTGAATTCGAAATCCTTGGCATTAAAGTACTATGTTCTGATTCATTTGGCAGAGCGGACAAAATAAATAATGGTATCTCCTTATTAGTCGACTATGACGTGAATAATCAAGAAGATGCAGATGCAGTTGAAGCATTCTACAATCAAATTAAAGATCATGATTCAATTGAGGTTGAAATGCCATTAGCTGACCAATTCTGGGGTGGTAAAATGGGTGCTTTCACTGATAAATATGGTGTTCGTTGGATGCTACACGGTCAAGATTACACACAAATGCAATAA
- the panD gene encoding aspartate 1-decarboxylase, whose amino-acid sequence MNRTMMNAKIHRARVTESNLNYVGSITIDSDILEAVDILPNEKVAIVNNNNGARFETYVIAGEKGSGKICLNGAASRLVEVGDIVIIMTYAELNEEEIKHHAPKVAVMNEDNVIIDMIHEKENTIVL is encoded by the coding sequence GTGAATAGAACAATGATGAATGCTAAGATTCATAGAGCACGAGTGACGGAATCAAATTTAAATTATGTAGGCAGTATTACAATTGATAGTGATATCTTAGAAGCTGTAGATATCCTGCCCAATGAAAAAGTAGCTATTGTAAATAATAATAATGGTGCACGTTTTGAAACGTATGTTATTGCTGGAGAAAAAGGTAGTGGTAAAATTTGTTTGAACGGTGCAGCCTCAAGATTAGTGGAAGTTGGAGATATTGTCATTATTATGACATATGCAGAGCTTAATGAAGAAGAAATTAAACATCATGCACCAAAAGTTGCCGTGATGAATGAAGACAATGTCATTATTGATATGATTCACGAAAAAGAAAATACTATAGTCCTATAA
- the panC gene encoding pantoate--beta-alanine ligase yields MTKVVTSIQDMQTIVKDAKKAQQTIGFIPTMGALHDGHLTMVRQSVKDNDITVVSIFVNPLQFGPNEDFDAYPRQIEQDTTLVSAAKADYIFYPSVEEMYPQSLGVELKVGPLAQVLEGAQRPGHFDGVVTVVNKLFNIVMPDYAYFGKKDAQQLAIIQKLVADFNHPIEIIGVDIVREHDGLAKSSRNVYLTDNERIEAVHLYKSLQLAQALYHNGERQSAIIIDAIKHYLQQHVNGSIEEVAIYSYPQLVEQTEITGQIFISLAVKFSQARLIDNIIIGAEQ; encoded by the coding sequence ATGACTAAAGTTGTTACTTCAATACAGGACATGCAGACAATTGTTAAAGATGCCAAGAAAGCACAGCAAACCATCGGATTTATTCCAACAATGGGTGCATTGCATGATGGTCATTTAACAATGGTTAGACAATCAGTTAAAGATAATGATATTACCGTAGTCAGTATTTTTGTAAATCCATTACAATTTGGACCGAATGAAGACTTTGATGCTTATCCAAGACAAATAGAACAAGATACTACTTTAGTTTCAGCAGCAAAAGCAGATTATATTTTTTATCCATCTGTCGAAGAAATGTATCCACAATCTTTAGGTGTTGAACTTAAAGTTGGACCATTGGCTCAAGTATTAGAGGGCGCACAGCGTCCAGGACATTTTGATGGCGTAGTGACAGTAGTTAATAAATTATTTAACATTGTGATGCCAGATTATGCATATTTTGGGAAAAAAGATGCACAACAACTAGCAATCATTCAAAAATTAGTGGCAGATTTTAATCATCCAATAGAAATTATAGGTGTAGATATTGTTAGAGAACATGATGGTTTAGCTAAAAGCTCTCGTAATGTTTATTTAACAGACAACGAAAGAATAGAAGCGGTTCATTTATATAAAAGTCTACAATTAGCACAAGCGTTATATCATAATGGGGAACGTCAAAGTGCTATCATTATCGATGCCATAAAACATTATTTACAACAACATGTAAATGGCAGTATTGAAGAAGTTGCTATTTATAGCTACCCACAACTGGTTGAACAAACAGAAATAACTGGACAAATATTCATATCATTAGCAGTTAAGTTTTCACAAGCACGTTTGATAGATAATATAATAATTGGAGCTGAACAATAG
- the panB gene encoding 3-methyl-2-oxobutanoate hydroxymethyltransferase: protein MKTVSQLLDMKQQKEKISMVTAYDFPSAKQVEQANIDMILVGDSLGMTVLGYESTVQVTLDDMIHHGRAVRRGAPNTFVVVDMPIGAVGIDQAQDLNNALTLYQQTNANAIKAEGAHIADFIVAATRIGIPVVAHLGLTPQSVGVIGYKLQGSTKAAAQQLIKDARNVEQAGAIALVLEAIPSDLAQTISEQLTIPVIGIGAGKATDGQVLVYHDMLNYGVEHQAKFVKQFADFSEGVRGLQQYNEEVKSGVFPSETHTYKKKIMNEVEAHD from the coding sequence TTGAAAACGGTAAGTCAATTATTAGATATGAAACAACAAAAAGAAAAGATTTCTATGGTTACAGCGTATGATTTTCCGAGTGCGAAACAAGTTGAGCAAGCTAACATTGATATGATACTTGTTGGCGATTCATTAGGAATGACAGTATTAGGTTATGAGAGTACCGTCCAAGTGACGTTAGACGATATGATACATCACGGACGAGCAGTTCGTCGTGGTGCACCAAATACATTTGTAGTTGTAGATATGCCTATAGGAGCAGTGGGTATAGATCAAGCTCAAGATTTAAACAATGCATTAACGTTGTATCAACAAACGAATGCGAATGCCATTAAAGCAGAAGGGGCACACATTGCTGATTTTATTGTAGCAGCAACACGTATTGGTATACCTGTTGTAGCACATTTAGGATTAACGCCACAAAGTGTCGGTGTTATAGGTTATAAACTGCAAGGTAGTACTAAAGCAGCAGCACAACAATTAATTAAAGATGCTAGAAATGTAGAACAAGCAGGTGCAATAGCGTTAGTATTAGAGGCCATACCATCAGACTTAGCCCAAACAATAAGTGAACAATTAACTATTCCAGTTATCGGTATTGGTGCTGGTAAAGCTACTGATGGTCAGGTATTGGTTTATCATGATATGTTAAATTACGGTGTTGAACATCAAGCTAAATTTGTAAAACAATTTGCAGATTTTAGTGAGGGCGTTAGAGGACTGCAACAATACAATGAAGAAGTTAAATCAGGTGTATTTCCATCAGAAACTCATACATATAAAAAGAAAATTATGAATGAGGTTGAAGCTCATGACTAA
- a CDS encoding oxidoreductase, translated as MSSIAIIGDGAIGTTLAYELKNVLPHTQLIGRTAKTLTYYSSPKSNPASIVVSAYHQVTIKFDYIIIAVKTHQLNQVIKQLSQITHDDTIIILAQNGAGQLAHIPYSNTFQAVVYISGQKKDDIVTHFRDYQLQLQYCAETRQLQQLMKQSNIDITLVPQINDAIWYKLLVNLGINSITAVGRQTVSILHTPEIATVCRQLLVEGCHVAEAEGIVLSDTIIDDILTIYQGYPDEMGTSMYYDIVNNQPLEVEAIQGYIHQLARQHQLSTPYLDSVYSFLHAYQQQFGDV; from the coding sequence ATGTCATCTATCGCAATTATCGGAGACGGTGCTATTGGTACAACACTTGCTTATGAACTTAAAAACGTCTTACCTCATACACAACTTATTGGCCGTACAGCAAAAACTTTAACTTATTATTCAAGTCCTAAGAGTAACCCTGCGTCTATTGTTGTTAGCGCATATCATCAAGTGACTATTAAATTTGATTACATCATTATCGCGGTTAAAACACATCAACTTAATCAAGTTATTAAACAGCTATCTCAAATCACTCACGATGATACAATCATCATTTTAGCTCAAAATGGTGCTGGTCAATTAGCACACATACCTTATAGTAATACATTTCAAGCCGTTGTTTATATTAGTGGTCAAAAAAAAGACGATATAGTAACACATTTTCGTGACTATCAACTACAGTTACAATATTGTGCTGAAACTCGCCAATTACAACAATTAATGAAACAAAGTAACATTGATATTACATTAGTACCTCAAATTAATGATGCAATTTGGTATAAATTATTAGTTAATTTAGGTATCAATTCAATCACAGCTGTAGGTAGACAAACTGTCAGCATATTACATACACCAGAAATAGCTACAGTGTGTCGTCAATTGTTGGTAGAAGGTTGCCATGTTGCAGAAGCAGAGGGAATCGTTTTAAGTGATACTATCATAGATGACATTTTAACTATATATCAAGGTTATCCTGATGAAATGGGTACAAGTATGTATTACGATATAGTGAATAACCAGCCTCTTGAAGTCGAAGCAATTCAAGGATATATTCATCAACTTGCTCGCCAACATCAACTCAGTACACCTTACTTAGATAGTGTTTATAGTTTCTTACATGCTTATCAGCAGCAGTTTGGTGATGTGTAG
- a CDS encoding type I toxin-antitoxin system Fst family toxin, which produces MLETLVNTATTVISGCIIALFTHWLRNRNDK; this is translated from the coding sequence ATGCTAGAAACCCTTGTCAACACCGCTACCACAGTTATCAGTGGTTGTATTATTGCACTATTTACGCATTGGCTACGTAATCGCAATGATAAATAG
- the budA gene encoding acetolactate decarboxylase has protein sequence MTNVLYQHGTLGTLMAGLLEGTATINELLEHGNLGIATLTGSNGEVIFLDGKAYHANEYKEFVELTGDEKTPYATITNFRADKQFDVQNQTQEQVFNDIKSQMLSENLFSAVKIAGTFKYMHVRMMPAQQPPYTRLIDSARRQPEETRHHIEGAVVGFFTPELFHGIGSAGFHLHFADDERQYGGHVLDFEVENATIEIQNFETFEQHFPVNNETFIKSDIDYKNIADDIREAE, from the coding sequence ATGACAAATGTCTTATATCAACATGGCACATTAGGTACTTTAATGGCTGGATTATTAGAAGGAACTGCGACAATTAATGAATTATTAGAACATGGTAATTTGGGTATTGCAACTTTAACTGGTTCAAATGGGGAAGTTATTTTTCTAGATGGCAAAGCTTATCATGCAAATGAATATAAAGAGTTTGTAGAACTTACTGGTGATGAAAAGACACCTTATGCAACGATTACGAACTTTAGAGCTGACAAGCAATTTGATGTGCAGAATCAAACTCAAGAGCAAGTATTTAATGACATCAAATCACAAATGTTAAGTGAAAATTTATTTTCTGCGGTAAAAATAGCTGGAACATTTAAATATATGCATGTCAGAATGATGCCAGCACAACAACCTCCTTATACACGTTTAATCGATTCGGCACGTAGACAACCTGAAGAAACTAGACACCATATCGAAGGTGCTGTAGTAGGATTTTTCACACCAGAATTATTTCATGGTATAGGTTCAGCAGGATTTCATTTGCATTTTGCAGACGATGAACGACAATATGGTGGTCATGTTCTAGATTTTGAGGTAGAAAATGCCACTATAGAAATTCAAAACTTTGAAACATTTGAACAGCATTTCCCAGTAAATAACGAGACGTTTATTAAGTCAGATATTGATTATAAAAATATAGCAGATGATATTAGAGAAGCTGAATAA
- a CDS encoding L-lactate dehydrogenase, producing MKSFGKKVVLIGDGSVGSSYAFAMVTQGVADEFVIIDIAKDKVKADVQDLNHGTVHCPSPVDVKAGEYEDCKDADLVVITAGAPQKPGETRLQLVEKNTKIMKSIVSSVMNSGFDGYFLIAANPVDILTRFVKEYTGLPSERVIGSGTVLDSARLQYLISQEFDVAPSSVNASIIGEHGDTELAVWSQANIAGIPVFEALKEQTGSEAKAEEIYVNTRDAAYDIIQAKGSTYYGIALALMRISKAILNNENNVLNVSTRLDGQYGGHKGVYLGVPTLVNENGAVKIYETPLSDTEQQLFDQSVKTLEETFNSIKYLLED from the coding sequence ATGAAATCATTTGGTAAAAAAGTAGTATTAATTGGGGATGGCTCTGTAGGATCTAGTTATGCTTTTGCAATGGTAACTCAAGGTGTAGCAGATGAATTTGTCATTATTGATATTGCTAAAGACAAAGTGAAAGCAGATGTCCAAGACTTGAATCACGGTACAGTTCATTGTCCTTCACCTGTAGATGTTAAAGCAGGGGAATATGAAGATTGTAAAGATGCTGATTTAGTTGTTATTACTGCTGGTGCACCTCAAAAGCCAGGTGAAACGAGATTACAATTGGTAGAAAAAAATACTAAAATCATGAAAAGTATTGTTAGTAGTGTCATGAATAGTGGATTTGATGGTTATTTCTTAATCGCTGCGAATCCTGTAGATATTTTAACTCGTTTTGTTAAAGAATATACAGGACTACCATCAGAACGTGTGATTGGTTCTGGTACAGTATTGGATAGCGCACGATTACAATATTTAATTAGCCAAGAATTTGATGTTGCACCTTCAAGTGTTAATGCAAGCATTATCGGTGAACATGGTGATACAGAATTAGCAGTCTGGTCACAAGCCAATATTGCCGGTATACCAGTGTTTGAAGCATTAAAAGAACAAACTGGTAGTGAAGCGAAAGCAGAAGAAATTTATGTGAATACACGTGATGCAGCATACGACATTATTCAAGCTAAAGGTTCTACGTATTATGGTATTGCATTAGCTTTAATGCGAATTTCAAAAGCCATTTTAAATAATGAAAATAATGTCTTAAATGTATCAACACGTTTGGATGGTCAATATGGTGGACATAAAGGGGTTTACTTAGGTGTGCCAACTTTAGTCAATGAGAATGGTGCAGTTAAGATTTATGAAACACCACTAAGTGATACAGAACAACAATTATTTGATCAATCTGTTAAAACGTTAGAAGAAACATTTAACTCTATTAAATATCTACTAGAAGATTAA
- a CDS encoding APC family permease, with protein sequence MASFFHRIVRKEDPTVYQNKDGHLKRTLRVRDFLALGVGTIVSTSIFTLPGVVAAQHAGPAVALSFLLAAIVAGLVAFTYAEMASAMPFAGSAYSWINVLFGEFFGWVAGWALLAEYFIAVAFVASGFSANLRGLFKPIGVELPAALSNSFGTKGGVIDIVAAIVIILTALLLSRGMTQAARMENILVVLKVLAIILFVVVGLTALNFANYVPFIPEHKVTDAGDFGGWQGIYAGVSMIFLAYIGFDSIAANSAEAINPQKTMPRGILGSLIIAIVLFVAVALVLVGMFHYSEYADNAEPVGWALRQSGHGIIAAIVQAISVIGMFTALIGMMLAGSRLLYSFGRDGLLPSWLGKLNNKHLPNRALIVLTIIGVVIGSMFPFAFLAQLISAGTLVAFMFVSIAMYRLRKREGKDLPIPAFKLPLYPVLPAVTFILVLLVFWGLGFEAKLYTLIWFVVGIILYLSYGLRHSKKNVEKEYTPPK encoded by the coding sequence ATGGCTAGTTTTTTTCATAGAATAGTTAGAAAAGAAGATCCAACTGTTTATCAAAATAAGGATGGACATTTGAAACGTACGTTACGTGTACGTGATTTTCTTGCTTTAGGTGTTGGAACAATTGTATCTACATCTATCTTTACTTTACCAGGTGTCGTTGCTGCACAGCATGCAGGTCCTGCTGTTGCTTTATCATTTTTACTTGCAGCCATCGTTGCTGGTTTAGTTGCTTTTACTTATGCTGAAATGGCTTCTGCCATGCCATTTGCCGGCTCTGCATATTCTTGGATTAATGTTTTATTTGGAGAATTTTTCGGATGGGTTGCCGGTTGGGCTTTATTAGCAGAATACTTTATCGCTGTAGCCTTTGTTGCTTCCGGTTTTTCAGCCAATTTGCGTGGATTGTTTAAACCAATAGGTGTTGAATTACCAGCCGCACTATCTAATTCATTTGGTACTAAGGGTGGTGTCATCGATATTGTCGCAGCGATTGTCATCATTTTAACTGCTTTGCTGCTATCACGTGGTATGACACAAGCTGCACGTATGGAAAATATTTTAGTTGTCCTTAAAGTATTAGCCATTATTTTATTTGTAGTTGTTGGTTTAACTGCACTTAACTTTGCAAACTATGTTCCATTCATTCCAGAACATAAGGTGACAGACGCTGGTGACTTTGGTGGTTGGCAAGGTATCTATGCCGGTGTCTCAATGATTTTCTTAGCTTATATCGGTTTTGACTCAATTGCAGCCAACTCAGCAGAAGCTATCAATCCACAAAAAACAATGCCTAGAGGTATTTTAGGTTCATTAATTATTGCTATTGTATTATTCGTTGCAGTGGCACTTGTCTTAGTTGGAATGTTCCATTACTCAGAATATGCTGACAATGCTGAACCTGTTGGTTGGGCTTTACGTCAAAGTGGACATGGCATCATTGCTGCAATTGTTCAAGCTATCTCAGTTATTGGTATGTTTACAGCACTAATCGGTATGATGTTAGCTGGTTCACGTTTACTTTACTCATTTGGTCGAGATGGTCTACTACCTTCTTGGTTAGGTAAATTAAATAATAAACATTTACCAAATCGTGCGTTAATCGTGTTAACAATTATCGGTGTTGTTATTGGTTCAATGTTCCCATTCGCATTCTTAGCACAATTAATCTCAGCCGGTACACTTGTTGCATTTATGTTTGTATCAATTGCTATGTATCGTTTAAGAAAGCGTGAAGGTAAAGACTTGCCTATCCCAGCATTCAAATTACCATTATACCCAGTGTTACCTGCTGTTACCTTTATTCTAGTATTGCTTGTATTCTGGGGATTAGGATTTGAAGCTAAATTATATACGTTAATTTGGTTTGTAGTAGGAATTATTCTTTACTTATCTTATGGTTTAAGACATTCTAAGAAAAATGTCGAAAAAGAATATACACCACCAAAATAA
- a CDS encoding aspartate aminotransferase family protein — MSKAYDLIEEDEQYFAKSGRIKYYPLVIDHGYGATLVDVEGKEYIDLLASASSQNVGHAPKQVSEAIKDQVDKFIHYTPAYMYHEPLVKLAKKLCDITPGDFEKRVTFGLSGSDANDGIVKFARGYTGRPYVISFTNAYHGSTFGALSMSSISLNMRKNYGPLLNGFYHIPFPDKYRGMYEQQQPNTVEEYLAPLKEMFAKYVPADEVACVVVETIQGDGGLLEPVPGYFEALEKLCHEHGILIAVDDIQQGLGRTGTWSSVEHYNFTPDLITFGKSLAGGLPMSALVGRKEIMESLDAPAHLFTTGANPVSCEAALATLQMIEDEELLQASTDKGHYVRQRMDQWTKRFSSVGDVRGVGLSIGIDIVSDKANKSRDNEAALKICNYCFEHGIVIIAVAGNVLRFQPPLVISYEQLDYALDTLEDALSALEHGGLEEYDISGQGW; from the coding sequence ATGAGTAAAGCTTATGATTTAATTGAAGAAGATGAACAATATTTTGCTAAATCAGGTCGTATTAAATATTATCCGCTAGTGATTGATCATGGTTATGGTGCAACATTAGTAGATGTTGAAGGCAAAGAGTATATTGATTTATTAGCAAGTGCAAGTTCTCAAAATGTTGGACATGCACCTAAACAAGTGAGTGAAGCTATTAAAGATCAAGTAGATAAATTTATCCATTATACACCAGCATATATGTATCACGAACCACTAGTTAAATTAGCTAAAAAACTTTGTGACATTACACCAGGTGATTTTGAAAAACGTGTAACATTTGGATTGTCAGGTTCAGATGCAAATGATGGTATTGTCAAATTTGCTAGAGGTTATACTGGTAGACCTTATGTCATTAGCTTTACTAATGCGTATCATGGTTCAACTTTTGGTGCGTTATCAATGTCATCTATTAGCTTAAATATGCGTAAAAACTATGGACCACTATTAAATGGATTCTATCATATCCCTTTTCCAGATAAGTATCGAGGCATGTATGAGCAACAGCAACCAAACACTGTGGAAGAATATTTAGCTCCTTTAAAAGAAATGTTTGCTAAGTATGTACCTGCAGATGAAGTGGCGTGTGTTGTTGTCGAAACAATTCAAGGCGATGGTGGTTTATTAGAACCAGTGCCAGGATATTTTGAAGCATTAGAAAAACTATGTCACGAACATGGTATTTTAATAGCAGTAGATGATATTCAACAAGGATTAGGACGAACAGGAACGTGGAGTTCTGTTGAACATTATAATTTCACGCCAGATTTAATTACATTTGGAAAATCATTAGCAGGTGGATTACCTATGTCTGCACTTGTAGGTCGCAAAGAAATTATGGAAAGTTTAGATGCACCAGCACATTTGTTTACTACAGGCGCCAATCCAGTTAGTTGTGAAGCGGCATTAGCGACATTACAAATGATCGAAGATGAAGAACTATTACAAGCAAGTACGGATAAAGGACATTATGTCAGACAACGCATGGATCAATGGACTAAACGATTTAGTAGCGTCGGGGATGTCAGAGGTGTTGGATTAAGCATTGGCATTGATATTGTGTCAGATAAAGCAAATAAGTCTAGAGACAACGAAGCAGCATTAAAAATCTGCAATTATTGTTTTGAACATGGCATTGTTATTATTGCTGTTGCAGGTAATGTGTTACGTTTCCAACCGCCATTAGTGATATCATATGAACAATTAGATTATGCATTAGATACATTAGAAGATGCCCTTAGTGCATTAGAACATGGAGGCTTAGAAGAATACGATATTTCTGGTCAAGGGTGGTAA
- a CDS encoding MetQ/NlpA family ABC transporter substrate-binding protein: MKKIMAIVVLSILVISLAACGGGKSSEDKKITVAASPAPHGDVLKYAKEQMKKKGYDLEVKIVNDYKVPNKLLDKGDVDANFFQHVPYLKAEKRSHGYDIEEVGKVFTTPMGVYSKKYKDIRDIPQGSTIYVSNNPAEEGRFLSFFVNKGLIKLKPGVNIEDAKFEDIKENKKKLKFNHQQGAEFLPKTYNSGEGAAVIMNSNYALDNGLIPSKDAIELEGESSPFANIIAVKSGHKKDAKIQALLEVLRSKDTQNYIKKTYGKDVIPYQAK, translated from the coding sequence ATGAAAAAAATAATGGCTATAGTCGTATTAAGTATATTAGTGATAAGTTTAGCTGCTTGTGGTGGTGGCAAATCTTCTGAAGATAAAAAGATAACAGTAGCAGCATCACCAGCACCACATGGAGATGTCTTAAAGTACGCTAAAGAACAAATGAAGAAGAAAGGCTATGACTTAGAAGTTAAAATTGTTAATGATTATAAAGTACCTAATAAATTACTAGATAAAGGAGATGTTGATGCTAATTTCTTTCAGCACGTTCCTTATTTAAAAGCTGAAAAAAGAAGTCACGGTTACGATATAGAAGAAGTAGGTAAAGTATTTACAACACCAATGGGCGTATATAGTAAGAAATATAAAGATATTAGAGACATACCACAAGGTTCAACGATTTATGTCTCTAATAATCCAGCAGAAGAAGGACGCTTTTTATCATTTTTTGTTAATAAAGGATTAATAAAATTAAAACCAGGTGTCAATATAGAAGATGCTAAATTTGAAGACATCAAAGAAAATAAAAAGAAGTTAAAATTTAATCACCAACAAGGTGCTGAGTTTCTTCCAAAGACCTATAATAGTGGGGAAGGTGCAGCAGTAATTATGAACTCTAATTATGCATTGGATAATGGTTTGATACCATCTAAAGATGCGATTGAGCTTGAAGGTGAATCGTCACCATTTGCTAATATCATCGCTGTTAAATCTGGTCATAAAAAGGACGCTAAAATTCAAGCGTTATTGGAGGTCTTACGTTCTAAAGACACACAAAACTACATTAAAAAGACATATGGCAAGGATGTTATTCCTTACCAAGCTAAATAA